The Caloramator mitchellensis genome has a segment encoding these proteins:
- a CDS encoding V-type ATP synthase subunit B, producing the protein MLKEYLQIDKIEGPLIVLSEVEDASYDEIVQIRTSEGIKHGKVVQLQDDKAIVQVFETTSGLSVKDVSVKFTGKPLEISLSMDILGRIFNGFGQPIDGGGPIFSGTKMNVNGRPINPVARRYPRNYIQTGISAIDTLTTLIRGQKLPIFSGNGLPHNQIAAQIINQAKIADGENFAVVFGAMGIKHDDAHYFAKIFEESGVLERVVMFLNLADDPVVERIVTPRCALTAAEYLAFNENMHVLVVLSDMTSYCEALREISSAREEVPGRKGYPGYLYSDLASIYERAGIVEGASGSITQIPILTMPNDDITHPVPDLTGYITEGQIVLSREIFQRNIYPPINILPSLSRLMKDGIGEGYTREDHPSVANQIFSSYTKYQEILALAQVIGEDELSNLDKKYIDFGRAFEERFLRQYFYEDRSIINSLDIAWDILSILPRNELDRIEPDLIDKYYKG; encoded by the coding sequence ATGCTAAAAGAGTATCTGCAAATAGATAAAATAGAAGGGCCATTGATTGTTCTTTCAGAGGTGGAGGATGCTTCATATGATGAAATAGTTCAAATTAGAACTAGCGAGGGGATAAAGCACGGAAAGGTGGTGCAGCTTCAAGACGATAAGGCCATTGTTCAGGTGTTTGAAACAACTTCAGGGCTTTCGGTTAAGGATGTTTCGGTTAAGTTTACCGGAAAACCTCTTGAAATATCGCTTTCGATGGATATATTAGGAAGGATTTTTAATGGATTTGGTCAGCCTATCGACGGAGGAGGACCGATTTTTAGCGGAACAAAGATGAATGTAAATGGAAGGCCAATAAATCCAGTAGCAAGAAGATACCCAAGAAACTATATTCAAACTGGCATTTCTGCCATAGATACTTTAACTACGCTAATAAGGGGGCAGAAACTCCCTATATTTTCAGGCAACGGTCTTCCGCATAATCAAATAGCCGCCCAGATTATAAATCAGGCAAAAATAGCTGATGGTGAAAATTTTGCTGTTGTTTTTGGGGCGATGGGAATTAAACATGACGATGCCCATTATTTTGCAAAAATTTTTGAGGAGTCGGGAGTTCTTGAGAGGGTTGTTATGTTTTTAAACCTTGCTGACGACCCGGTTGTTGAAAGAATTGTGACGCCAAGATGTGCCTTAACTGCTGCAGAATATCTGGCTTTTAATGAAAATATGCATGTTTTGGTTGTTTTGAGCGATATGACAAGCTACTGCGAAGCCCTAAGAGAAATATCGTCTGCAAGAGAAGAGGTGCCGGGCAGAAAGGGGTATCCGGGATACCTTTATTCGGACCTTGCGTCGATTTATGAAAGGGCTGGAATAGTTGAAGGAGCAAGTGGCTCGATAACTCAAATTCCAATTCTTACGATGCCGAACGATGATATAACTCACCCGGTTCCAGACCTTACGGGATATATCACTGAAGGGCAGATTGTTCTTAGCAGGGAGATTTTCCAAAGGAATATTTACCCTCCGATAAATATACTGCCGTCCCTTTCAAGACTTATGAAGGATGGTATAGGTGAAGGATATACAAGGGAGGATCACCCTTCTGTTGCAAATCAGATTTTTTCTTCCTATACTAAATATCAAGAGATTTTGGCTCTTGCACAGGTTATAGGAGAAGATGAGCTGTCTAATCTTGATAAAAAATATATTGATTTTGGAAGGGCCTTTGAGGAAAGGTTTTTAAGGCAGTATTTTTATGAGGATAGGAGCATCATAAATTCGCTTGATATCGCATGGGATATTTTATCCATCCTTCCTAGAAATGAGCTTGATAGAATTGAGCCTGATTTAATCGACAAATATTACAAGGGGTGA